The following proteins come from a genomic window of Natrinema saccharevitans:
- the wecB gene encoding non-hydrolyzing UDP-N-acetylglucosamine 2-epimerase — MKVVSVVGARPQFVKAAAISRRLRDAHDERLVHTGQHYDPELSAVFFDELALPVPAYHLGVGSAPHATQTAEMMTALESIVEDESPDVVLVYGDTNSTLAGALVTAKSSATLAHVEAGLRSYDPSMPEEVNRRLTDHAADLLFAPGPDAKRTLEREGITEGVSVPGDVMYDTLLAIRDRLDAVAGDGPSVPDEYVLATVHRAKNTDEPERLESIVDGLARLERPVVFPAHPRTVDALHDHGLWERLTADVRVVDPVGYATFVRLVEGATCVATDSGGVQKEAFYLDTPCVTLRDRTEWTATVDAGWNDLVGANADRIVDAVRAAENPPAKPDLYGNGNAAARIVTTLERHVDDD; from the coding sequence ATGAAGGTGGTGTCGGTCGTCGGTGCCAGACCGCAGTTCGTCAAAGCCGCGGCCATCTCTCGACGGCTCCGTGACGCCCACGACGAACGCCTCGTCCACACCGGCCAGCACTACGATCCCGAACTCTCCGCGGTGTTCTTCGACGAACTCGCCCTCCCCGTGCCGGCGTACCACCTCGGCGTCGGGTCGGCCCCCCACGCGACCCAGACCGCCGAGATGATGACGGCGTTGGAATCGATCGTCGAAGACGAGTCGCCCGACGTCGTCCTCGTCTACGGCGACACGAACTCGACGCTCGCGGGCGCGCTGGTGACGGCCAAGTCGTCGGCGACGCTCGCACACGTCGAGGCCGGCCTGCGCTCGTACGACCCGTCGATGCCCGAGGAGGTCAACCGCCGGCTGACCGATCACGCCGCCGACCTCCTGTTCGCGCCCGGCCCGGACGCGAAGCGGACCCTCGAGCGGGAGGGGATCACCGAGGGCGTCTCGGTTCCCGGGGACGTGATGTACGATACGCTGCTGGCGATCCGGGACCGACTCGACGCGGTGGCCGGCGACGGGCCGTCGGTCCCCGACGAGTACGTCCTCGCGACGGTCCACCGCGCGAAAAACACCGACGAGCCCGAGCGCCTCGAGTCGATCGTCGACGGATTGGCGCGACTCGAGCGGCCGGTCGTGTTCCCGGCCCACCCGCGGACGGTCGACGCCCTCCACGACCACGGTCTCTGGGAGCGACTGACGGCGGACGTCCGCGTCGTCGATCCCGTCGGCTACGCCACGTTCGTCCGACTGGTCGAGGGCGCGACCTGCGTCGCGACCGACTCCGGCGGCGTCCAGAAGGAGGCGTTCTACCTGGACACGCCGTGTGTCACCCTCCGCGATCGGACGGAGTGGACGGCGACGGTCGACGCCGGCTGGAACGACCTCGTCGGGGCGAACGCCGACCGGATCGTCGACGCCGTCCGGGCCGCCGAGAACCCGCCCGCCAAGCCCGACCTCTACGGGAACGGCAACGCAGCGGCGCGAATCGTCACGACGCTCGAGCGACACGTCGACGATGACTGA
- a CDS encoding PAS domain-containing sensor histidine kinase has translation MEVNDLASVLLEHAREKLAVVDAAGTFAYVNEASTAIVGYEPAQLVGDRAIEYVHPDDRTTVLEQLEAVTAETGSSATVRYRHAAADGEWVWLESRFTNPSDESLEGCVVSSRDISEQVSAEQERRDAENRLRTITGTVGDVLWMFDGDWEEVLFVNPAYEEVFGQPVSILEDDPQAFLDVVHPDDVPRVQGSMQRVASGESIELEYRVNPAADYGRWVWVRSEPILEDGDVDRIAGFSRDITDRRRRERQLAVMDNLLRHNLRNDMSVILGNAERIASEASEPARRHAKIIRMQGQDLLESAHKQREIIELLTDRPVPESIDLVPVVADSIDRVRDAYPEATIEASLPDAATVRTVHEVELAVTELLENAVRHSLNGSPELSVAVRIRTDAVDIVIRDDCPPIPEVEFRVLTGDWEMDDIYHTSGLGLWLVHWVVDLSDGHIAFERSEGGNTVVVSLPWVS, from the coding sequence ATGGAGGTGAATGATCTCGCGTCCGTGTTGCTCGAGCACGCCCGGGAAAAGCTCGCGGTCGTCGACGCGGCTGGGACGTTCGCGTACGTCAACGAAGCCAGTACCGCGATCGTCGGCTACGAGCCGGCCCAGCTCGTCGGCGACCGCGCCATCGAGTACGTTCATCCCGACGACAGAACGACCGTTCTCGAGCAGCTCGAGGCCGTCACGGCGGAGACGGGGTCGTCGGCGACGGTCCGCTACCGCCACGCGGCCGCGGACGGCGAGTGGGTGTGGCTCGAAAGCCGGTTCACGAACCCCTCGGACGAGAGCCTCGAGGGCTGTGTCGTGAGTTCGCGAGATATCTCCGAGCAGGTGTCTGCGGAGCAGGAACGCCGCGACGCGGAGAATCGCCTGCGGACGATCACCGGCACGGTCGGCGACGTTCTCTGGATGTTCGACGGCGACTGGGAGGAGGTCCTGTTCGTCAACCCCGCGTACGAGGAGGTCTTCGGCCAGCCGGTGTCGATCCTCGAGGACGATCCGCAGGCGTTTCTCGACGTCGTCCACCCCGACGACGTTCCCCGCGTCCAGGGGAGTATGCAGCGGGTCGCAAGCGGCGAATCGATCGAACTCGAGTATCGAGTCAACCCCGCGGCCGACTACGGCCGCTGGGTCTGGGTCCGCTCGGAACCGATCCTCGAGGACGGTGATGTCGACCGGATCGCCGGCTTCTCCCGGGACATCACCGACCGGCGACGGCGCGAACGCCAGCTCGCGGTCATGGACAACCTCCTGCGACACAACCTCCGCAACGACATGTCCGTCATCCTCGGCAACGCCGAGCGTATCGCCAGCGAGGCGTCGGAACCCGCTCGCAGGCACGCGAAGATCATCCGAATGCAGGGGCAGGACCTCCTCGAGAGCGCGCACAAACAGCGCGAGATCATCGAACTGCTGACCGATCGACCGGTCCCGGAATCGATCGACCTCGTTCCGGTCGTCGCCGACTCGATCGACCGGGTCCGCGACGCATACCCCGAGGCGACGATCGAGGCGAGCCTGCCGGACGCGGCGACCGTCCGCACCGTACACGAGGTCGAACTAGCGGTGACGGAACTGCTCGAGAACGCCGTTCGCCACAGCTTGAACGGGTCGCCGGAGCTGTCGGTAGCCGTCCGCATCCGAACGGATGCGGTCGATATCGTGATCCGCGACGACTGCCCGCCGATTCCGGAGGTGGAGTTTCGCGTCCTGACCGGCGACTGGGAGATGGACGACATCTATCACACCTCGGGGCTGGGGCTGTGGCTCGTCCACTGGGTCGTCGATCTCTCGGACGGCCACATCGCCTTCGAGCGCTCCGAGGGGGGAAACACGGTCGTCGTGTCGCTGCCTTGGGTCTCGTAG
- a CDS encoding alkaline phosphatase family protein — MSGSIPPSERAFVLGLDGVPWRLIERWSDEGELPNFARMREEGAAGPLESTRPPTTPLAWPSIATGVWPDKHGIYGFQNLSSEYSHEMYTSRDLAQPALWDQLAPAHVGNVPMTYPAREIDGTMVTGMMTPATDREFTHPPELSEEIDARIPDYEISLDYPEYADRPDEFEVAVDEMLTNRRELLELQLERAGDDWQLFFFVFTAPDRFQHLVWEMDRLLAHYKQLDEILGEVMAYTDDHDADLYVVSDHGFGPIEELVYANRILEREGYLVRREDDGTRGALASLGISRDTITGALSRVGITEETLVQSLPRRLVDSVAEQIPGDHALYDVDFDRTVAFVHDTGNCYINDTERFDGGVVSPTEISEVKADVRAALESVTDETGEPLLEVRDGDELFPTDDDSPDLVVGGRDVYESRSGMADEVRGGTGTYDASHRSEGIVLCRGPSIDSGATLRGARVVDVAPTLLHGIDEPVPKNADGRVLFDAFDEASTPATSRVERTAVTAIDTGDDVDEDFDDVEDRLKGLGYME, encoded by the coding sequence ATGAGCGGATCTATACCCCCTTCCGAGCGAGCGTTCGTACTCGGACTCGACGGCGTCCCGTGGCGACTCATCGAGCGATGGAGCGACGAGGGCGAACTCCCGAACTTCGCCCGGATGCGCGAGGAGGGTGCCGCCGGCCCACTCGAGAGTACGCGCCCGCCGACGACGCCGCTTGCGTGGCCGTCGATCGCGACCGGCGTCTGGCCGGACAAACACGGGATATACGGCTTCCAGAACCTCTCGTCGGAGTACAGCCACGAGATGTACACGAGCCGGGACCTGGCGCAGCCGGCCCTGTGGGACCAGCTCGCCCCGGCCCACGTCGGCAACGTCCCGATGACGTATCCGGCCCGCGAGATCGACGGCACGATGGTGACCGGGATGATGACGCCCGCGACGGACCGGGAGTTTACGCATCCGCCCGAACTGAGCGAGGAGATCGACGCGCGGATCCCCGATTACGAGATCAGCCTCGATTACCCCGAGTACGCCGACCGCCCCGACGAGTTCGAGGTCGCCGTCGACGAGATGCTCACGAACCGCCGCGAACTCCTCGAGTTACAGCTGGAACGGGCCGGCGACGACTGGCAGCTGTTTTTCTTCGTCTTCACCGCGCCGGACCGCTTCCAGCACCTCGTCTGGGAGATGGATCGGCTGCTCGCACACTACAAGCAGCTAGACGAGATCCTCGGGGAAGTGATGGCCTACACCGACGACCACGACGCCGACCTCTACGTCGTCTCCGACCACGGATTCGGTCCGATCGAGGAACTCGTCTACGCCAACCGGATCCTCGAGCGGGAGGGGTATCTGGTCAGGCGCGAAGACGACGGGACCCGCGGCGCGCTCGCCAGTCTCGGGATCTCCCGGGACACCATCACGGGAGCGCTCAGCCGCGTCGGGATCACCGAGGAGACGCTGGTTCAGTCGCTGCCCCGGCGGCTGGTCGACTCCGTCGCCGAACAGATCCCCGGCGATCACGCCCTCTACGACGTGGACTTCGATCGGACCGTCGCGTTCGTCCACGACACCGGCAACTGCTATATCAACGATACCGAGCGCTTCGACGGCGGCGTCGTCTCGCCGACGGAAATCTCGGAGGTGAAAGCGGACGTCAGGGCCGCCCTCGAGTCGGTGACCGACGAGACGGGGGAGCCGCTGCTCGAGGTCCGCGACGGGGACGAACTGTTCCCGACGGACGACGACTCGCCGGACCTGGTCGTCGGCGGACGCGACGTCTACGAGTCCCGCAGCGGGATGGCCGACGAGGTGCGGGGCGGCACCGGAACCTACGACGCGAGCCACCGCAGCGAGGGAATCGTCCTCTGTCGGGGGCCGTCGATCGATTCCGGCGCGACCCTACGCGGGGCTCGAGTCGTGGACGTCGCCCCGACCCTGCTGCACGGCATCGACGAGCCGGTTCCGAAGAACGCGGACGGGCGTGTTCTGTTCGACGCCTTCGACGAGGCGAGTACCCCGGCGACGAGCCGGGTCGAACGGACGGCGGTCACGGCGATCGATACCGGCGACGACGTCGACGAGGACTTCGACGACGTCGAAGACCGGCTGAAGGGGTTGGGCTACATGGAGTGA